Proteins co-encoded in one Afipia sp. P52-10 genomic window:
- a CDS encoding MlaE family lipid ABC transporter permease subunit, which produces MSGGPTLEQVTYPDGIALRAGGAWTAHHATDLEQMVDKAERLAAGRRGVLIDVSRVSQLDTFGAWFIERLRRAFLQAGVESQVMGLSPAHSPLVAEVSRVASPELAERTPMTLVLLLERIGRAVVGVGGTLTGLAAMTGTIVYAAGQVIRHPTHFRLTSTVHHLEQVCWRAVPIIVLITFLIGCIISQQGIFHFSKFGAGVFVVDMLGVLVLRELGVLVVAIMIAGRSGSSYTAELGSMKMREEIDALRTMGFDPAEVLIVPRLLALVIALPVLTFLGVIAALYGGGLIAWLYGGLQPEAFLARLRDVITIDHFIVGMVKAPFMAFLIGTIACVEGLAVEGSAESLGQHTTASVVKAIFFVIVADGAFAIFFASIGM; this is translated from the coding sequence ATGAGCGGCGGGCCTACACTGGAGCAGGTCACCTATCCTGACGGTATTGCGCTGCGGGCGGGCGGAGCCTGGACCGCACATCACGCAACCGACCTCGAGCAGATGGTTGATAAGGCCGAGCGGCTTGCTGCCGGTCGGCGTGGCGTGCTGATCGACGTGTCGCGGGTGTCTCAGCTCGATACCTTCGGAGCTTGGTTCATCGAGCGGCTGCGCCGCGCATTCTTGCAGGCCGGCGTGGAATCGCAGGTGATGGGGCTGTCGCCGGCCCATTCGCCGCTGGTCGCCGAGGTGAGCCGGGTGGCAAGCCCCGAGCTTGCCGAACGGACCCCGATGACGCTTGTGCTGCTGCTGGAACGGATCGGCCGGGCCGTGGTTGGGGTTGGCGGCACGCTGACCGGGCTCGCGGCGATGACCGGCACGATCGTCTACGCGGCGGGGCAGGTGATCCGGCACCCGACCCATTTCCGCCTTACCTCCACGGTGCACCACCTGGAACAGGTCTGCTGGCGGGCGGTGCCGATCATTGTGCTGATCACCTTCCTGATCGGCTGTATCATCTCCCAGCAGGGCATCTTCCACTTCAGCAAGTTCGGCGCCGGCGTGTTCGTCGTCGATATGCTGGGCGTGCTGGTCCTGCGCGAACTTGGCGTGCTCGTTGTCGCGATCATGATTGCCGGCCGTTCCGGCAGCTCCTATACGGCCGAGCTCGGTTCGATGAAGATGCGCGAGGAGATCGATGCCTTGCGCACCATGGGTTTCGATCCGGCCGAGGTGCTGATCGTGCCGCGGCTGCTGGCGCTGGTGATCGCGCTGCCGGTACTGACGTTCCTGGGCGTGATCGCTGCGCTTTACGGTGGGGGGCTGATCGCTTGGCTCTATGGCGGGCTGCAGCCCGAGGCCTTCCTGGCGCGGCTGCGCGACGTCATCACCATCGACCACTTCATCGTCGGCATGGTCAAGGCGCCCTTCATGGCGTTCCTGATCGGCACCATCGCCTGTGTCGAAGGGCTCGCTGTGGAGGGCTCGGCGGAATCGCTCGGCCAGCACACCACCGCATCGGTGGTGAAGGCGATCTTCTTCGTCATCGTCGCGGACGGGGCGTTCGCGATCTTCTTCGCCTCGATCGGGATGTGA
- a CDS encoding 2Fe-2S iron-sulfur cluster-binding protein — MVKINFIDHKGETHTVDAEPGSTVMEAAIRNAVPGILAECGGACACATCHVWVADEWKEKTGDPSPMEEDMLDFAFDVRPASRLSCQIKVSPELEGLTVTVPERQA; from the coding sequence ATGGTCAAAATCAACTTCATCGATCACAAGGGGGAAACCCACACCGTCGACGCGGAACCAGGCTCCACCGTGATGGAAGCTGCGATCCGCAATGCCGTTCCAGGTATTCTCGCCGAGTGCGGCGGCGCCTGCGCCTGTGCGACCTGCCATGTCTGGGTCGCGGATGAGTGGAAGGAGAAGACGGGTGATCCTTCGCCGATGGAAGAGGATATGCTCGACTTCGCGTTCGACGTGCGTCCGGCTTCGCGTCTGTCCTGCCAGATCAAGGTCTCGCCGGAGCTCGAAGGTCTGACTGTTACAGTCCCCGAGCGCCAAGCTTAA
- a CDS encoding ABC transporter ATP-binding protein, protein MADVARDHIIRVSDLTVGFGERLILDKLSLDVRKGEILGFVGPSGAGKSVLMRTIIGLMPKRSGHIEVMGIDLGSADADMRRGIERRWGILFQQGALFSSLTVRQNIQFPIREYLDVSQRLLDEITFAKLSMVGLKPEAIDLYPSELSGGMIKRVGLARALALDPEIVFLDEPTAGLDPIGAANFDDLVRTLQRTLGLTVFMVTHDLDSLYTACDRIAVLGDGKVIAVGTINDMRASQHPWLKSYFHGKRGRAAAG, encoded by the coding sequence ATGGCAGACGTTGCGCGCGATCACATCATCCGTGTGTCCGATCTGACCGTCGGTTTCGGCGAGCGGCTGATCCTCGACAAGCTGTCTCTTGACGTCCGCAAGGGGGAAATCCTCGGCTTCGTCGGCCCATCCGGCGCCGGCAAGTCGGTGCTGATGCGCACCATCATCGGTCTGATGCCGAAGCGCTCGGGCCATATCGAAGTGATGGGCATCGATCTGGGCAGCGCGGATGCCGACATGCGGCGCGGCATCGAGCGGCGTTGGGGTATCCTGTTCCAGCAGGGAGCCTTGTTTTCGTCGCTGACGGTTCGCCAGAATATCCAATTCCCGATCCGCGAGTACCTCGACGTCTCGCAACGGTTGCTGGACGAGATCACCTTCGCAAAACTGTCGATGGTCGGACTGAAGCCGGAGGCGATCGACCTCTATCCGTCCGAGCTCTCCGGCGGCATGATCAAGCGGGTGGGCTTGGCGCGCGCGCTGGCGCTGGATCCGGAGATCGTGTTTCTCGATGAGCCGACGGCCGGTCTCGACCCGATTGGTGCGGCCAATTTCGACGATCTCGTCCGCACCCTGCAGCGGACTTTGGGGCTGACGGTTTTCATGGTAACCCACGATCTGGACAGCCTGTACACGGCATGCGACCGGATTGCGGTCCTGGGGGACGGCAAAGTGATCGCCGTCGGCACGATCAACGACATGCGTGCGTCCCAGCATCCTTGGCTGAAATCCTATTTCCATGGCAAACGCGGCCGCGCGGCCGCAGGATAG
- a CDS encoding MlaD family protein: METRANYVLIGAFTLAVLVAAFGFVFWFQNMGTAKTRIAYRIVFEGPVSGLRTGANVNFNGIRIGEVASVKIDDPHNVVAMVKVERKAPVRKDTQITLEFQGLTGIAAVSMKGGAVDAPEVEPDDEGILTLYADLSAGQDFTESARVVLSNVNRLISENQQSIKNAVKNVETFSAALSENSKRLDSIMAGLELMVNKDGKGEFQAAIGSFKDLSENLDKRTADITAGVNKFTANGTREISVLISDARKTLADISRAFTNLDKNPSRLLFGGAPPDDTRAQQQRR, translated from the coding sequence ATGGAAACGCGGGCGAATTACGTCCTGATCGGTGCCTTCACATTGGCGGTCCTGGTGGCGGCTTTCGGCTTCGTTTTCTGGTTCCAGAACATGGGCACCGCGAAGACGCGCATCGCCTATCGCATCGTGTTCGAGGGGCCGGTATCGGGCCTGCGCACCGGAGCCAACGTCAATTTCAACGGCATCCGCATCGGCGAAGTCGCCTCGGTAAAGATCGACGATCCGCACAACGTGGTGGCGATGGTCAAGGTCGAGCGCAAGGCACCGGTGCGGAAGGATACGCAGATCACGCTCGAGTTTCAGGGACTGACCGGTATCGCTGCGGTCTCGATGAAAGGCGGCGCGGTCGATGCGCCGGAGGTCGAGCCCGATGACGAGGGTATCCTGACGCTCTATGCCGATCTCAGCGCCGGCCAGGATTTCACCGAGTCCGCGCGCGTGGTGCTGTCGAACGTCAACCGGTTGATCAGCGAGAACCAGCAGTCGATCAAGAACGCCGTGAAGAACGTCGAGACGTTCTCGGCCGCGCTGTCGGAAAACTCCAAGCGTCTCGACAGCATCATGGCCGGGCTCGAGCTGATGGTGAACAAGGACGGCAAGGGCGAATTCCAGGCTGCGATCGGGTCGTTCAAGGATCTCAGCGAGAACCTCGACAAGCGCACCGCCGATATCACCGCCGGCGTCAATAAGTTCACCGCCAACGGCACGCGCGAAATCTCGGTGCTGATCAGCGATGCGCGCAAGACCCTGGCGGATATCAGCCGTGCCTTCACCAATCTCGACAAGAACCCGTCGCGGCTCCTGTTCGGTGGAGCGCCGCCGGATGATACGCGCGCGCAACAGCAGCGGCGTTGA
- a CDS encoding Hpt domain-containing protein encodes MADNQAKAGKNYGNLAASIVNWCNVTLTKAMVVLPLAGRGLLRLRRRSFSQEHPSMSGPVKPEAKSPGWVASPSLVPEGPAIDFNHLERMTLGERGIEQEVLALFRTQLVDLLGRLEKLPREGMSLAHTLKGSARGVGAFAVGDAADQLERNLRAGVTVDADVATLRERVSDALQAIDERLRAR; translated from the coding sequence TTGGCCGATAATCAGGCGAAAGCTGGCAAAAATTACGGCAATTTGGCGGCGTCGATCGTTAACTGGTGCAACGTCACGTTAACTAAGGCCATGGTTGTCTTACCGCTCGCCGGCCGTGGTCTGTTGCGGCTGCGCAGACGTTCATTCTCTCAAGAGCATCCGTCGATGAGCGGACCTGTAAAGCCCGAAGCGAAATCCCCTGGCTGGGTGGCTTCGCCGTCGCTCGTGCCTGAAGGGCCGGCGATTGATTTCAACCATCTCGAACGCATGACGCTCGGCGAACGCGGGATCGAGCAGGAAGTATTGGCCCTGTTCCGTACGCAACTGGTGGATCTGCTCGGCCGGCTGGAGAAGCTGCCGCGCGAGGGCATGTCGCTGGCGCATACGCTGAAAGGTTCCGCGCGCGGGGTGGGGGCCTTTGCGGTAGGTGACGCGGCTGATCAATTGGAGCGTAACCTGCGCGCCGGTGTCACGGTGGATGCGGACGTCGCGACTTTGCGCGAGCGGGTCAGCGACGCGCTGCAAGCGATCGACGAGCGGCTTCGCGCGCGCTGA
- a CDS encoding thioesterase family protein, which produces MNAPLTDKPARRVLRPLEHFPHRTTENVRFGDLDSNNHVNNAVFSTFFEAGRVTLFRDPKRALMPEGLIWTLAQITIDYLGEMHWPGKVEIGIGLASLGRTSAVFEQALFFEGRCTATAKAINVLVDTTTRRPVPITDEIRTNYQRWMLPKG; this is translated from the coding sequence GTGAATGCACCTTTGACCGACAAGCCCGCACGACGCGTTCTGCGCCCGCTGGAACACTTTCCGCACCGCACCACGGAGAACGTCCGCTTCGGCGATCTCGACAGCAACAACCATGTCAACAACGCGGTGTTCTCCACCTTTTTCGAGGCCGGCCGCGTCACCCTGTTTCGCGATCCGAAGCGCGCGTTGATGCCGGAGGGGCTGATCTGGACCCTGGCGCAGATCACCATCGACTACCTCGGCGAGATGCACTGGCCCGGCAAGGTCGAGATCGGCATCGGTCTCGCAAGCCTCGGGCGCACCTCCGCCGTGTTCGAACAGGCGCTGTTCTTCGAAGGACGTTGCACCGCCACCGCGAAAGCGATCAACGTCCTGGTCGATACCACCACGCGTCGGCCGGTGCCGATCACCGACGAGATCCGCACCAACTATCAGCGCTGGATGCTACCGAAGGGCTGA
- the dgcA gene encoding N-acetyl-D-Glu racemase DgcA, with translation MTSATSLTLSARIEHWPIAGSFTISRGAKTEAVTVVTDISDGVHTGRGECTPYPRYGETPETTLQAVLAMDERIRQGIDARALQAAMPPGAARNALDCALWDLAAKAQGKRVWQVLQRAEPKPLTTAYTISLGTPEAMAEATAKAAHRPLLKIKLGGDGDAQRIAAVRRAAPNSELIVDANEAWTDANIAANLDACATAGVTLVEQPLPAGKDGTLARIKRPIAVCADESVHDRASLASLRERYDAINIKLDKTGGLTEAMALADDARALGFDIMVGCMVATSLAMAPALIVAQQARVVDLDGPLLLTKDREDGLRYDGSIVHPPSSALWG, from the coding sequence ATGACTTCAGCAACATCTCTCACCCTATCGGCTCGAATCGAACACTGGCCGATCGCCGGCTCCTTCACTATCAGCCGCGGCGCGAAGACCGAGGCTGTGACTGTAGTCACAGACATCAGCGATGGGGTTCATACTGGCCGAGGCGAATGCACGCCCTATCCACGCTACGGCGAGACGCCGGAGACCACGCTGCAGGCGGTGTTGGCGATGGACGAACGCATCCGCCAGGGCATCGATGCACGAGCGCTCCAGGCGGCGATGCCGCCGGGAGCCGCCCGCAACGCCCTGGACTGCGCGTTATGGGATCTGGCTGCGAAAGCCCAGGGCAAACGCGTCTGGCAAGTGCTGCAGCGCGCCGAACCGAAACCGTTGACCACTGCCTACACCATTTCGCTCGGCACACCCGAAGCAATGGCCGAGGCGACCGCCAAGGCCGCGCACCGTCCGCTGCTGAAGATCAAGCTCGGCGGCGATGGTGACGCGCAGCGCATCGCCGCTGTGCGCCGCGCGGCGCCGAACAGCGAACTGATCGTCGATGCCAACGAAGCCTGGACCGATGCGAACATCGCGGCCAACCTCGATGCTTGTGCCACCGCGGGCGTGACGCTGGTCGAGCAGCCGCTGCCCGCGGGCAAGGATGGTACGCTTGCCAGGATCAAGCGGCCGATCGCCGTCTGCGCCGACGAGAGCGTGCATGATCGGGCGTCGCTTGCGTCGCTGCGCGAGCGTTACGACGCGATCAACATCAAGCTCGACAAGACCGGCGGCCTGACCGAAGCAATGGCGCTCGCCGACGATGCACGCGCGCTCGGCTTCGACATCATGGTCGGCTGCATGGTCGCGACATCGTTGGCGATGGCGCCGGCGCTGATCGTCGCACAGCAGGCGCGCGTAGTGGATCTCGACGGGCCGCTGCTGCTGACGAAGGATCGGGAGGATGGATTGCGCTACGACGGCAGCATCGTGCATCCGCCATCATCAGCACTCTGGGGTTGA